In one window of candidate division KSB1 bacterium DNA:
- a CDS encoding helix-turn-helix transcriptional regulator: protein MKLLSRSEEIILLSIWKLRKNAYGMSIRGQVAKVTGRTWSFGAIYAPLNRLLKKHLVLSIEGEPTPERGGRRKIYYELTKEGREALLKIQQVHEAIWIGIPSLESSSVK from the coding sequence ATGAAACTGCTTTCGAGGTCAGAAGAGATCATATTATTATCGATCTGGAAACTCCGGAAAAATGCCTATGGGATGTCCATCCGGGGACAAGTGGCAAAAGTGACCGGACGCACCTGGTCGTTCGGCGCTATTTATGCGCCACTAAACCGGCTGCTTAAAAAGCACCTGGTGCTATCGATCGAAGGCGAACCAACTCCGGAACGCGGCGGCCGGCGAAAAATTTATTATGAGCTTACAAAAGAGGGAAGAGAAGCTTTACTTAAGATTCAACAAGTGCATGAAGCTATCTGGATTGGTATTCCCTCTTTGGAATCGAGTTCGGTTAAATGA
- a CDS encoding ABC transporter permease has translation MKNPQSQRFPKIAEWLLSHITESSIRYSVLGDFEEQFQYYAEEHGLLYAHLWCWLQIMKSLPPFIFESIYWSLIMLKNYFKVAFRNLLNQKIYSFINIAGLAIGLATCLLITIFVIDELSYDRHHEKASQIYRVVLDLKLGDTEIKAPLSAAPMAQTLVRDFPEVLSATRIIGGFFGPGTANIRYGVKVFKENKVLYAD, from the coding sequence ATGAAGAATCCTCAAAGTCAGCGTTTTCCCAAAATAGCCGAATGGTTATTGTCTCATATAACTGAGTCATCCATTCGCTACTCGGTGCTTGGGGATTTCGAAGAACAATTTCAATATTACGCGGAAGAGCACGGCCTACTTTACGCCCATCTCTGGTGTTGGCTGCAAATTATGAAATCATTGCCACCCTTTATTTTTGAATCAATCTATTGGAGTCTTATTATGTTAAAAAATTATTTTAAAGTCGCCTTTAGAAACTTGCTCAATCAAAAAATCTACTCATTCATTAATATTGCCGGGCTGGCAATCGGTCTTGCTACTTGTCTCTTGATCACAATTTTTGTGATCGATGAGTTGAGCTACGACCGCCATCATGAAAAAGCTTCTCAAATCTACCGTGTAGTTTTGGATTTAAAATTGGGAGATACTGAAATAAAAGCGCCACTTTCAGCGGCGCCAATGGCACAAACATTAGTCCGGGATTTTCCGGAAGTATTATCCGCAACAAGAATAATAGGAGGATTCTTTGGACCAGGGACAGCAAATATTCGATATGGAGTGAAAGTTTTCAAAGAAAACAAAGTATTATATGCTGACTGA